One Fibrobacter sp. UWB13 DNA window includes the following coding sequences:
- the hprK gene encoding HPr(Ser) kinase/phosphatase, with the protein MADRLNDIKILHRERYPVRDFFIRYGKDLQMVQHCPDEDMNSCIEESGIHRPGLAMAGYTKVYSSQQIQVIGHTEWNYLESVGPEARTKIFENLSVFRAPMWVVTHAQTPHDELKAMCNRLHIPLFSTTLHTFEFFKMGQRILDEFFAPHAVIHGSLVDVYGVGMLYVGDSNVGKSECVLDLVESGHRMVADDVVHISHVGNSIIGRPDPLIRHHMEIRGVGILDIRSMFGIHAIRKVKKIEMIVELQQWRQDVSYERTGLNEMEENVMGVNIPKVVLPVAPGKNMTVISEVIAMNVLMKMSGQNVARDFNESLMQKIKAKAKGEYTDDLLDFNPQNWSFYE; encoded by the coding sequence ATGGCTGATAGATTAAATGACATCAAGATCCTGCACCGGGAACGCTACCCGGTGCGGGACTTTTTTATCCGCTACGGCAAAGATTTGCAGATGGTGCAACATTGCCCCGATGAGGACATGAACTCCTGCATCGAAGAAAGCGGAATTCACCGCCCTGGCCTTGCCATGGCTGGTTATACTAAAGTTTATAGTTCGCAGCAGATTCAGGTGATTGGCCATACGGAATGGAATTACCTGGAATCGGTTGGACCAGAAGCGCGAACGAAGATCTTTGAAAATTTGTCTGTATTCCGTGCGCCGATGTGGGTCGTGACGCATGCGCAGACTCCGCATGATGAACTCAAGGCAATGTGCAACCGCTTGCATATTCCGCTGTTCTCGACAACGCTTCACACGTTTGAATTTTTCAAGATGGGCCAGAGAATTCTCGATGAATTCTTTGCTCCGCATGCCGTGATTCACGGAAGCCTCGTGGACGTCTATGGCGTGGGCATGCTCTACGTGGGCGATAGTAACGTCGGTAAGTCCGAATGTGTACTTGACCTTGTCGAAAGCGGGCACCGCATGGTGGCAGACGATGTGGTTCACATTAGCCATGTCGGAAACTCCATTATTGGACGCCCGGATCCGCTGATCCGTCATCACATGGAAATTCGCGGTGTGGGCATTTTGGACATTCGTTCGATGTTCGGTATTCATGCCATTCGTAAAGTCAAGAAAATCGAAATGATTGTCGAACTCCAGCAGTGGCGTCAAGATGTTTCGTACGAACGCACCGGCCTCAACGAAATGGAAGAGAACGTCATGGGCGTGAATATCCCGAAAGTGGTATTGCCTGTGGCACCCGGCAAGAACATGACCGTGATTTCTGAAGTGATAGCCATGAATGTCCTCATGAAAATGAGCGGGCAAAACGTGGCTCGGGACTTCAATGAGTCCTTGATGCAGAAGATTAAGGCGAAGGCGAAGGGTGAATATACGGATGATTTGCTAGATTTTAATCCGCAGAACTGGTCTTTCTATGAATAG
- the raiA gene encoding ribosome-associated translation inhibitor RaiA, which yields MDIQFSARHFNASAGLQDRIQEEMDKLAKFYPNITSASVILDHEVEHQRHCEISVNITGSVIVASADEENMGKAVDVTLERIKVQLKKANDKQNDHRSQPVSELT from the coding sequence ATGGATATTCAGTTTTCTGCTCGTCATTTTAACGCATCGGCAGGTCTTCAGGACCGTATTCAGGAAGAAATGGATAAGTTGGCCAAATTTTACCCGAATATCACTAGCGCCTCTGTAATTCTCGATCACGAAGTTGAACACCAGCGTCATTGCGAAATTTCTGTCAACATCACAGGTTCCGTCATTGTCGCTTCTGCCGACGAAGAAAACATGGGCAAGGCAGTTGACGTAACGCTTGAACGTATCAAGGTCCAGCTCAAGAAGGCCAACGACAAGCAGAACGATCACAGATCTCAGCCGGTTTCCGAACTCACGTAA
- the rpoN gene encoding RNA polymerase factor sigma-54 yields MNLGMQANIGQTQEQTLSPALLQSVKMLQKTSQELETAIKEEVEVNPLLEVDDGDFDDQEVPVDKDPEELDPRADSDEFPDDIEDMARGSLDDTADVDSSYLDGESSDVNWDSYLGDGTSYDDAPFNDLNSGGKDPDEDWDRPIKDVGKSLQEQLEDQLRLWNGTRELQEQLQENGVTEEHFRKLVQYLINSINDDGFLCDANRDNESEAMVVQSDDKYIDEIERVLRGELKLEDASLPVREAVHVLQSFKPSGIGARDQRECFLIQAYAIPNFPSLAIRILEEEYENLLQLRYAKIAKALNVSADEVKTAVASLSRLRPHPGFQLSHSYSHIINADLKVVEKKGNYEVVCFKTKMQKSLRINQTYKAILTDPSASKQDKEYVKAQLAKATDLIKAVDNRFSTIELVMRAIVKRQRGFFENGPAFLKPMILQDVADDVHLAVSTVQRATDQKYVETPYGMYELKQFFTSGVKQGTAPDAEEVGSAQIIDAIKTLIDEEDKSSPLSDQDISDELLKQGIKVARRTVAKYREKELKILPKNQRKR; encoded by the coding sequence ATGAATCTTGGAATGCAGGCAAATATCGGACAGACGCAGGAGCAAACACTATCTCCTGCGCTTCTCCAGTCTGTGAAGATGCTTCAGAAAACTTCGCAGGAACTGGAAACCGCCATCAAGGAAGAAGTCGAAGTCAACCCGCTCTTGGAAGTGGACGATGGCGACTTTGACGATCAGGAAGTTCCCGTCGACAAGGACCCGGAAGAACTCGATCCGCGTGCAGATTCGGATGAATTCCCTGATGATATCGAGGACATGGCTCGCGGTTCTTTGGACGATACCGCCGATGTCGATAGCAGCTACCTCGATGGCGAATCTTCGGATGTGAACTGGGATAGCTATTTGGGTGATGGCACATCGTACGATGACGCTCCTTTTAACGATTTGAATTCTGGCGGGAAGGACCCGGACGAAGATTGGGACCGCCCGATCAAGGACGTGGGCAAGAGCTTGCAGGAACAGCTCGAAGACCAGCTCCGCCTTTGGAACGGCACCCGCGAATTGCAGGAGCAGCTCCAAGAAAATGGCGTTACTGAAGAACATTTCCGCAAGTTGGTCCAGTACCTCATCAACTCCATAAACGATGATGGATTCCTTTGCGATGCAAACCGCGACAATGAATCCGAAGCGATGGTTGTCCAGTCGGACGACAAGTACATTGACGAGATTGAACGCGTGCTCCGTGGGGAACTCAAGCTCGAAGACGCAAGCCTCCCGGTGCGCGAAGCGGTTCACGTTTTGCAGTCCTTCAAGCCGAGCGGCATTGGTGCCCGCGACCAGCGTGAATGCTTCTTGATCCAGGCATACGCAATTCCGAATTTCCCGAGCCTTGCTATCCGCATTCTCGAAGAAGAATACGAGAATCTTTTGCAGCTCCGCTATGCAAAAATTGCAAAGGCGTTGAACGTTTCCGCCGACGAAGTCAAGACGGCTGTTGCAAGCCTCTCGCGTTTGCGCCCGCACCCGGGCTTCCAGCTTTCGCATTCGTATTCGCACATTATCAATGCGGATTTGAAGGTTGTCGAAAAGAAAGGCAATTACGAAGTTGTCTGCTTCAAGACCAAGATGCAGAAGTCGCTCCGCATCAACCAGACGTACAAGGCGATTCTCACGGACCCGTCTGCATCGAAGCAGGACAAGGAATATGTGAAGGCGCAGCTCGCGAAGGCGACGGACCTCATCAAGGCGGTTGATAACCGCTTCTCGACGATTGAGCTTGTGATGCGCGCGATTGTCAAGCGTCAGCGCGGGTTCTTCGAAAACGGCCCCGCATTCCTTAAGCCGATGATTCTCCAGGATGTCGCTGACGACGTTCATTTGGCTGTGAGCACGGTGCAGCGCGCGACTGACCAGAAGTACGTGGAAACGCCTTACGGCATGTATGAACTTAAACAATTCTTTACGTCTGGTGTGAAGCAGGGCACAGCCCCGGATGCCGAAGAAGTGGGTTCTGCGCAGATTATCGACGCCATCAAGACGCTCATTGACGAAGAAGACAAGTCATCTCCGCTCTCTGACCAGGACATCAGCGACGAGCTTTTGAAGCAGGGAATCAAGGTGGCACGCCGTACAGTCGCCAAATATCGCGAAAAAGAACTCAAGATTTTGCCAAAGAACCAAAGAAAGCGCTAA
- the lptB gene encoding LPS export ABC transporter ATP-binding protein codes for MKNLVSTIRTDKLRKIYGHRQVVSDVSIQVSQGEIVGLLGPNGAGKTTTFYMIVGMVRPDAGHIFLDDIEMTDKPMYKRARLGVGYLPQEASIFRKLSVEDNIMAILETQDMKRAERKKKLEQLLEEFKITHIRKTKSMSCSGGERRRLEIARALASDPSFLLLDEPFAGIDPIAVADIQSIISELKDRGMGVLITDHNVRETLSITDRAYIMYKSQVLTEGSSQHLAEDPEARRIYLGDSFRLD; via the coding sequence GTGAAAAATTTGGTTAGCACGATACGCACCGACAAGCTGCGCAAGATTTATGGCCACCGTCAGGTGGTGAGCGATGTCTCCATTCAAGTTTCGCAGGGCGAAATCGTCGGGCTCCTCGGTCCGAATGGTGCCGGCAAGACGACCACGTTCTACATGATTGTGGGTATGGTCCGCCCGGATGCAGGCCACATCTTTTTGGACGATATCGAGATGACGGACAAGCCAATGTACAAGCGCGCCCGCCTCGGCGTGGGCTACCTCCCGCAAGAAGCGTCCATCTTCCGCAAGCTCTCTGTTGAAGACAACATCATGGCGATTCTCGAAACGCAAGACATGAAGCGTGCCGAGCGCAAAAAGAAGTTGGAACAGCTCCTCGAAGAATTCAAGATTACGCACATCCGTAAGACGAAATCCATGAGCTGCTCTGGTGGCGAACGCCGCCGCTTGGAAATTGCACGAGCACTTGCAAGCGACCCCTCGTTCCTCTTGCTCGACGAACCGTTTGCGGGCATTGACCCGATTGCCGTTGCCGATATCCAGTCCATTATTTCGGAACTCAAGGACCGCGGCATGGGCGTGCTCATCACGGACCACAACGTGCGCGAAACGCTTTCGATTACGGACCGCGCTTACATCATGTATAAGAGCCAGGTGCTCACGGAAGGTTCTTCGCAACACCTCGCTGAAGACCCGGAAGCACGTCGTATTTATCTCGGAGATTCTTTCCGTTTGGATTAG
- the lptC gene encoding LPS export ABC transporter periplasmic protein LptC, translated as MLTPASRLWGVFACAILAAFLLGCEEIEEPKPWIRVERPQMLFTDTTLLDSYDKGVLNWRLKTAYLERWADKEIVTVRPVFVDIYDSIGERVAFLRADSGSLDMTFTYVYAYGHVYALTPKGASVRADSLLWNKKDNLVRTASYVRVVSEDGDVLQGVGFESDAQFDNWKILSNVTGIFQDAAKRMKDEDKRQAEAERLSNPPSSSSQAPKPASSPSRKAPPRGLPLKPKAGKP; from the coding sequence ATGCTTACACCGGCTTCTCGCTTGTGGGGCGTTTTCGCGTGTGCCATTTTAGCTGCATTTTTGCTTGGTTGCGAAGAAATCGAAGAACCCAAGCCTTGGATTCGCGTCGAGCGCCCGCAGATGCTCTTTACGGATACGACTCTTCTCGACAGCTACGATAAGGGCGTGCTCAACTGGCGCCTGAAAACCGCTTATCTGGAACGCTGGGCCGACAAGGAAATCGTGACGGTGCGTCCGGTGTTCGTGGACATTTACGATTCCATCGGCGAGCGCGTGGCGTTCTTGCGTGCGGACTCCGGCAGTCTCGACATGACGTTCACGTACGTTTACGCTTATGGTCACGTTTATGCGCTGACTCCGAAGGGCGCCTCGGTTCGTGCCGATTCGCTCCTTTGGAACAAGAAGGATAATTTGGTCAGAACCGCAAGCTATGTGCGCGTTGTGTCCGAAGACGGCGACGTGTTGCAGGGCGTTGGTTTTGAAAGCGATGCGCAGTTCGACAACTGGAAAATCCTTTCGAACGTGACGGGCATTTTCCAGGATGCGGCAAAGCGCATGAAGGATGAAGACAAACGACAGGCTGAGGCGGAACGTCTAAGCAATCCACCGTCCTCGTCATCGCAGGCTCCAAAGCCTGCATCTTCACCATCCAGGAAGGCTCCGCCACGCGGTCTCCCGCTCAAGCCAAAGGCAGGGAAACCGTGA
- a CDS encoding 2-oxoacid:acceptor oxidoreductase family protein, with product MSVMNVKFAGLGGTGVIKASDVMAELVFEQGYDVKKAEVHGMSQRGGSIASDVRFAKDEEVQSPMIPCGEADYLVVFDETQVVVNEAYMKQGGVLLTPADIDVSKLENVKALNVAMLGKLSKHFDFTVDQWLVALNKLFAEKFHEGNKKAFMLGREG from the coding sequence ATGAGCGTAATGAACGTTAAATTTGCAGGCCTCGGTGGCACAGGTGTTATCAAGGCTAGTGACGTGATGGCCGAACTCGTTTTCGAACAAGGTTACGATGTGAAGAAGGCCGAAGTCCATGGCATGAGCCAGCGCGGCGGTTCCATCGCTTCTGATGTGCGTTTTGCAAAAGATGAAGAAGTGCAGTCCCCGATGATTCCGTGCGGCGAAGCCGACTACCTCGTCGTCTTTGACGAAACGCAGGTTGTCGTGAACGAAGCCTACATGAAGCAGGGCGGCGTGCTCCTCACGCCGGCTGACATCGATGTTTCCAAGCTCGAAAACGTGAAGGCTTTGAACGTCGCCATGCTCGGCAAGCTCTCCAAGCACTTCGACTTCACCGTGGATCAGTGGCTCGTCGCTTTGAACAAGCTCTTTGCCGAAAAGTTCCACGAAGGCAACAAGAAGGCATTTATGCTCGGCCGCGAAGGCTAA
- a CDS encoding thiamine pyrophosphate-dependent enzyme has protein sequence MPAFDPNAKKMLISGNEAISLSMRHCNVQLAAGYPGTPSTEILEDYSELGGYAQWAPNEKVAAEVALGAAFGHARSVVTMKMVGLNVASDVLYTATYTGVDGGMVWIVADDPGQGSSQNEQDTRNHAKASVCPMFEPSNSQEAYDFFRIAMQTSEKFKIPVILRMTTRVDHSKSIVVPKEELPAMVPNFERNIAQHVMVPGFSKPAGRRLRAKMDEMEAWNVAEGPNKVEMRSEDFGIIVSGISYHHVREAAPEASILKLGMTYPLPMQLIKDFAKKFEGKRLMVIEENDPWLAENIKAAGIQCESKFDPIFRFGELDVNRVRRIIAGDKNPDPVPVKGKPPMLCPGCPHRSSFAVLKELDCIVSGDIGCYTLAALPPISAMDYMIDMGAAIGMGIGLRNVLPREQAKRVVSVIGDSTFVHSGITGLVEAGYNRPETGHVVIILDNSITAMTGQQEHPGTGRHLDHSPAYKIDYKEVAKVAGFDNVYEVNQVKEPEEFKRLVKESLEKDELTLIVAKSPCILALKSILAWDKANKEKAEKALAEAEAAAKKNNNF, from the coding sequence ATGCCAGCTTTTGATCCAAATGCGAAAAAGATGCTGATTTCGGGCAACGAAGCCATTTCCCTTTCCATGCGTCATTGCAATGTGCAGCTTGCCGCAGGTTATCCGGGAACTCCTTCCACCGAAATCTTGGAAGATTACTCTGAACTGGGTGGCTATGCCCAGTGGGCTCCGAACGAAAAGGTCGCTGCCGAAGTCGCTCTCGGTGCCGCTTTTGGTCACGCCCGCAGTGTTGTCACCATGAAGATGGTTGGCTTGAATGTGGCAAGTGATGTTCTCTATACCGCAACTTACACGGGTGTCGATGGCGGCATGGTGTGGATCGTTGCCGATGACCCGGGTCAGGGCAGCTCCCAGAACGAACAGGATACGCGTAACCACGCGAAGGCATCCGTTTGCCCGATGTTCGAACCGTCCAACTCCCAGGAAGCCTATGATTTCTTCCGCATCGCCATGCAGACGAGCGAAAAGTTCAAGATTCCTGTCATCCTCCGCATGACCACCCGCGTGGACCATTCCAAGTCTATCGTCGTGCCGAAGGAAGAACTCCCGGCAATGGTGCCGAACTTTGAACGCAATATCGCCCAGCATGTGATGGTGCCTGGCTTCTCGAAGCCGGCTGGCCGTCGCCTCCGCGCCAAGATGGACGAAATGGAAGCCTGGAACGTTGCCGAAGGCCCGAACAAGGTCGAAATGCGCAGCGAAGATTTCGGTATCATCGTGAGCGGCATCAGCTACCACCACGTCCGCGAAGCCGCCCCGGAAGCAAGCATCCTCAAACTCGGTATGACCTACCCGCTGCCGATGCAGCTCATCAAGGATTTCGCCAAGAAGTTCGAAGGCAAGCGCCTCATGGTCATCGAAGAAAACGACCCGTGGCTTGCTGAAAACATCAAGGCCGCAGGCATCCAGTGCGAAAGCAAGTTTGATCCGATTTTCCGCTTTGGTGAACTCGATGTGAACCGTGTGCGCCGCATTATCGCTGGCGACAAGAACCCGGATCCAGTTCCGGTCAAGGGCAAGCCGCCTATGCTCTGCCCGGGCTGCCCGCACCGCAGCTCCTTTGCAGTTCTCAAGGAACTCGACTGCATCGTCTCCGGTGACATCGGCTGCTACACGCTCGCCGCTCTCCCGCCGATCAGCGCCATGGACTACATGATTGACATGGGTGCCGCAATCGGTATGGGTATCGGTCTCCGTAACGTGCTCCCGCGCGAACAGGCAAAGCGCGTTGTCTCCGTGATTGGCGACTCTACGTTTGTTCACAGTGGCATCACTGGCCTTGTGGAAGCAGGTTACAACCGCCCGGAAACTGGCCACGTTGTCATCATTTTGGACAATAGCATCACCGCTATGACCGGTCAGCAGGAACACCCGGGTACGGGCCGTCACCTCGACCACTCTCCGGCATATAAGATTGACTACAAGGAAGTCGCAAAGGTCGCCGGTTTCGACAACGTCTATGAAGTGAACCAGGTCAAGGAACCGGAAGAATTCAAGCGTCTCGTGAAGGAATCCCTCGAAAAGGACGAACTCACGCTTATCGTTGCAAAGAGCCCCTGCATTCTCGCCCTCAAGAGCATCCTTGCCTGGGACAAGGCAAACAAGGAAAAGGCCGAAAAGGCACTTGCCGAAGCAGAAGCCGCTGCCAAGAAGAACAATAACTTTTAA
- a CDS encoding FprA family A-type flavoprotein: MIVSDFSESIKFVGVDDREIDLFEGQYKVPDGVSYNSYVIFDEKIAVTDSVDAHKVSEWLTNVENTLQGKKPDYLIVHHLEPDHAGGFLEFIKKYPDATIAASAKALTFIPQFVKLPEGTKTLTLKDGDTLSLGKHTLKFIAAPMVHWPEVLLSYDESEKILFSADAFGTFGLSGKLGEDWVSEARRYYINIVGKYGMQVQSVLKKLAGIEVKTICPLHGPVLTDNLSFYIDKYNTWSSYAPETQGVFVAYAGVYGHTAEAAKKLAESLREKGVDVTIMDLARTYSSETVAQAFRYSHLAVCATTLDAGLFPAAEKFLTHLKAKNFCNRKVGIVENGTWAPMAAKKMHEILDTLKNVTFCETTVTLKSALDETSAAKLEELAVEIAKDLGKA, encoded by the coding sequence ATGATTGTTTCAGATTTTAGCGAAAGCATTAAGTTCGTTGGAGTGGATGACCGCGAGATTGATTTATTTGAAGGGCAGTACAAGGTTCCTGATGGAGTTTCGTACAATTCCTACGTGATTTTCGACGAGAAGATTGCCGTCACGGATTCCGTAGACGCACACAAAGTAAGTGAATGGTTGACAAATGTTGAAAATACATTGCAGGGCAAAAAGCCCGACTACCTGATTGTCCACCATTTGGAACCCGACCACGCCGGCGGCTTTCTCGAATTCATCAAGAAGTACCCGGACGCAACTATCGCCGCATCTGCAAAGGCGCTTACGTTCATTCCGCAGTTCGTCAAGCTCCCGGAAGGCACAAAGACGCTCACGCTCAAGGATGGCGACACGCTTTCGCTCGGCAAGCACACGCTAAAGTTCATCGCAGCCCCGATGGTCCACTGGCCCGAAGTCTTGCTCAGCTATGACGAATCCGAAAAGATTCTGTTCTCCGCCGATGCGTTCGGCACATTCGGACTTTCTGGCAAGCTCGGCGAAGATTGGGTGAGCGAAGCGAGACGCTACTACATCAACATCGTCGGGAAATATGGCATGCAGGTGCAGAGCGTTTTGAAAAAGCTCGCCGGAATCGAGGTCAAGACGATTTGCCCGTTGCACGGCCCGGTTCTTACAGACAATTTAAGTTTCTACATTGACAAGTACAACACCTGGAGTAGCTACGCTCCAGAAACGCAAGGCGTGTTTGTCGCCTACGCAGGCGTTTACGGCCACACGGCAGAAGCCGCGAAAAAGCTCGCCGAATCGCTCCGCGAAAAAGGCGTTGACGTGACGATTATGGATTTGGCCCGCACATATTCTTCGGAAACGGTCGCACAGGCATTCCGTTACAGCCATCTCGCCGTATGCGCGACAACGCTTGACGCAGGACTCTTCCCCGCTGCCGAAAAATTCCTCACGCATCTCAAGGCGAAAAACTTCTGCAACCGCAAAGTCGGCATTGTCGAAAACGGCACTTGGGCACCTATGGCCGCAAAGAAAATGCACGAGATTCTTGACACGCTCAAGAACGTGACATTCTGCGAAACAACGGTCACACTCAAGTCCGCCCTCGACGAGACTTCCGCCGCAAAGCTTGAAGAACTTGCTGTGGAAATTGCGAAGGATTTGGGGAAAGCGTAG